The Petropleomorpha daqingensis genome includes a window with the following:
- a CDS encoding ATP-binding protein, with amino-acid sequence MTCPSCGSTPPPLARFCPECGAAVLRRCLSCGAALGAGHRFCASCGARAEDGPEQEPQPAQSERRVSSVLFGDLVGFTALSESRDPEEVRELLSGYFDRCRDVVARYGGTIEKFIGDAVMAVWGVPVAHEDDAERAVRAGLDLVEVVTAFGERAAVPDLSMRVGVVTSEVAVTLGATQQGMVAGDAVNTAARVQAKAEPGEVWVDEQTRALTAAAIGYEPAGSHALKGKTEPVVLHRATAVMGGVGGEGRELGVEAPLVGRRRELGLLKDLYQAASEDGRGRLLVVTGAPGVGKTRLGWELQKYTDGLSAVVWWHWGRCPAYGDGIAYSALSAALRRRIGVDETTEQAPVQRERLRRHLAEIVPDAAERDWLEPRLSVLLGGEDGFGREDLFTAWLTWFERISRGGDPVVWVIDDAHHADDGLLDFVEHLVGAARFPLLLVLLAREELLERRPRLAASRRGTVIGLEGLRPETMAQLLDALVVDLPPRVRDQLVEVAEGVPLYAVETVRALLDRGMVVDDGSHRRLAPGVDAARLVEVGAPTSLQMLIASRLDALPADQRELLQHASVLGNSFTLGGLAAVSGRSPRQVADTAEALAGRDLIARVADRFSPDFGRYAFVQALVRQVAYRTQSKQARLIRHLAAADYLKTQAETSGELVAVVAQHLGDARELMAAGDPRAAALTDDLVEWLVRSGQRAASLGVPGEASSFYVQALAHAPDGPARARLTVLAAQAALDAGHWDQASALSSGLHESDPVDLRAQAATIRATTHRLHGRPADGQRELAPFLERTGELSAATASGLLRIAARADGELGDVVHGRPLAEEGLRRAEETGDPVLIGWALNDLAVLIFFTDLQRVGVAILDGAIAYCSEHRATGPLVAVLFNRAIASFTRDVREALRFYERALELSRQAADAWSAWLTTASLSVARIITGRWDDDANDETAWLYEAVTAENAFFGALHDALGALRALLRGEPPTEDLFPVDEALLDAAGPDTVQEVALMRLVRGRITGRLPETALRLAEQTVSEREQYGSTVEWFPFLWSTAVDWLIEAGTPEDLAAARQAVEIVAAGPGRRPPAVEAELLRLRATLALADSATADLEAVERDLRQAIPALEAYGAEPDRARAQALLGRLLREHGRADEGLLAEAGETFARIA; translated from the coding sequence CCGGCGCAGAGCGAACGGCGCGTGAGCTCGGTGCTGTTCGGCGACCTCGTCGGCTTCACCGCCCTGTCGGAGAGCCGCGACCCGGAAGAGGTCCGGGAGCTGCTCAGCGGCTATTTCGACCGCTGCCGCGACGTCGTCGCCCGGTACGGCGGCACCATCGAGAAGTTCATCGGCGACGCCGTCATGGCGGTGTGGGGCGTGCCGGTCGCGCACGAGGACGACGCCGAGCGGGCCGTGCGCGCCGGTCTGGACCTCGTCGAGGTGGTGACGGCGTTCGGCGAGCGCGCCGCCGTCCCCGACCTGTCCATGCGCGTCGGCGTGGTCACCAGCGAGGTGGCGGTGACCCTGGGCGCCACCCAGCAGGGCATGGTCGCCGGCGACGCGGTCAACACCGCCGCCCGCGTGCAGGCCAAGGCCGAGCCCGGCGAGGTGTGGGTCGACGAGCAGACGCGGGCGCTGACCGCCGCGGCGATCGGCTACGAGCCCGCCGGCAGCCACGCGCTCAAGGGCAAGACCGAGCCGGTCGTGCTGCACCGCGCGACGGCGGTGATGGGCGGCGTCGGCGGCGAGGGGCGCGAGCTCGGCGTGGAGGCGCCGCTGGTCGGCCGTCGCCGCGAGCTCGGCCTGCTCAAGGACCTGTACCAGGCCGCGAGCGAGGACGGTCGCGGCCGGCTGCTCGTCGTCACGGGCGCGCCCGGCGTGGGCAAGACCCGGCTGGGCTGGGAGCTGCAGAAGTACACCGACGGCTTGTCCGCCGTGGTCTGGTGGCACTGGGGGCGCTGCCCGGCGTACGGCGACGGGATCGCCTACAGCGCGCTGTCGGCGGCGCTGCGCCGGCGGATCGGCGTGGACGAGACCACAGAGCAGGCCCCGGTCCAGCGGGAGCGGCTGCGGCGGCACCTCGCCGAGATCGTGCCGGACGCCGCCGAGCGCGACTGGCTCGAACCCCGCCTCTCGGTGCTGCTCGGCGGGGAGGACGGCTTCGGCCGGGAGGACCTCTTCACCGCGTGGCTGACCTGGTTCGAGCGGATCAGCCGCGGCGGGGACCCCGTCGTCTGGGTCATCGACGACGCCCACCACGCCGACGACGGGCTGCTGGACTTCGTCGAGCACCTGGTCGGTGCGGCCCGCTTCCCGCTGCTGCTGGTCCTGCTCGCGCGCGAGGAGCTGCTCGAGCGCCGGCCGCGCCTGGCCGCCTCCCGCCGCGGCACGGTGATCGGGCTGGAGGGGCTGCGCCCCGAGACCATGGCGCAGCTGCTCGACGCGCTCGTCGTGGACCTCCCGCCCCGGGTGCGCGACCAGCTCGTCGAGGTGGCCGAGGGCGTGCCGCTGTACGCCGTGGAGACCGTGCGCGCCCTGCTCGACCGCGGCATGGTCGTCGACGACGGGTCGCACCGCCGGCTCGCGCCCGGCGTCGACGCGGCGCGGCTGGTCGAGGTGGGCGCACCGACCTCGCTGCAGATGCTCATCGCCAGCCGGCTCGACGCGCTGCCCGCCGATCAGCGCGAGCTGCTGCAGCACGCCTCGGTGCTGGGCAACTCCTTCACCCTGGGCGGCCTCGCCGCGGTGTCCGGGCGCTCGCCCCGCCAGGTCGCCGACACCGCCGAGGCGTTGGCCGGGCGCGACCTGATCGCCCGGGTCGCCGACCGGTTCTCGCCGGACTTCGGCCGCTACGCGTTCGTGCAGGCGCTGGTCCGGCAGGTCGCGTACCGGACGCAGTCGAAGCAGGCCCGGCTGATCCGGCACCTGGCCGCCGCCGACTACCTGAAGACCCAGGCCGAGACCTCCGGCGAGCTGGTCGCCGTCGTCGCCCAGCACCTCGGCGACGCCCGCGAGCTGATGGCGGCCGGCGATCCGCGCGCGGCCGCCCTGACCGACGACCTGGTCGAGTGGCTGGTGCGCAGCGGGCAGCGCGCGGCCTCGCTGGGGGTGCCCGGGGAGGCGTCGTCCTTCTACGTCCAGGCGCTGGCGCACGCGCCCGACGGCCCGGCCCGCGCACGGCTGACCGTGCTGGCGGCGCAGGCCGCCCTGGACGCCGGCCACTGGGACCAGGCGAGCGCGCTGTCCTCCGGGCTGCACGAGAGCGACCCCGTGGACCTGCGCGCGCAGGCGGCGACCATCCGGGCCACCACGCACCGGCTGCACGGCAGGCCGGCCGACGGACAGCGCGAGCTGGCGCCGTTCCTCGAGCGCACGGGCGAGCTGTCCGCCGCGACCGCGTCGGGGCTGCTGCGGATCGCCGCCCGCGCCGACGGGGAGCTGGGGGACGTCGTCCACGGGCGACCGCTGGCCGAGGAGGGCCTGCGGCGGGCCGAGGAGACGGGCGACCCGGTCCTCATCGGCTGGGCGCTCAACGACCTGGCGGTCCTGATCTTCTTCACCGACCTGCAGCGGGTCGGCGTCGCGATCCTCGACGGCGCCATCGCCTACTGCTCCGAGCACCGCGCCACCGGCCCGCTGGTCGCCGTCCTGTTCAACCGGGCGATCGCGAGTTTCACGAGGGATGTCCGCGAGGCCCTGCGCTTCTACGAGCGGGCGCTGGAGCTCTCCCGGCAGGCGGCCGACGCCTGGAGCGCGTGGCTGACCACCGCGTCGCTGAGCGTCGCCCGGATCATCACGGGGCGCTGGGACGACGACGCGAACGACGAGACCGCCTGGCTCTACGAGGCGGTGACCGCCGAGAACGCGTTCTTCGGGGCCCTGCACGACGCCCTGGGCGCGCTGCGCGCCCTGCTGCGCGGCGAGCCGCCGACCGAGGACCTGTTCCCGGTCGACGAGGCGCTGCTGGACGCCGCGGGTCCGGACACCGTGCAGGAGGTCGCGCTCATGCGCCTGGTCCGCGGGCGGATCACCGGCCGGCTCCCCGAGACGGCGCTGCGCCTGGCCGAGCAGACCGTGTCCGAGCGCGAGCAGTACGGCAGCACGGTCGAGTGGTTCCCGTTCCTCTGGTCCACGGCGGTGGACTGGCTCATCGAGGCCGGCACCCCCGAGGACCTCGCGGCCGCCCGGCAGGCGGTGGAGATCGTCGCCGCGGGTCCCGGCCGGCGGCCGCCGGCGGTCGAGGCCGAGCTGCTCCGCCTGCGGGCGACCCTGGCCCTGGCCGATTCGGCCACGGCCGACCTCGAGGCGGTGGAGCGGGACCTGCGCCAGGCGATCCCCGCGCTCGAGGCCTACGGGGCCGAGCCCGACCGGGCCCGCGCGCAGGCGCTGCTCGGCCGGCTGCTCCGCGAGCACGGCCGGGCCGACGAGGGCCTGCTCGCCGAGGCCGGGGAGACGTTCGCCCGGATCGCCTGA
- a CDS encoding DUF6220 domain-containing protein, which translates to MTDSPAPTASRQRSPLLPVYRVVLALFLLAGAVQIFLAGFGVWGHDFQAHRVLGFTMAGIALVVFVLALVSRAGRRDVVLALVLVLLTGGAQSLLADAGGSGAFWGGLHALDGLVILGIAGFLHGAAIRRGRAAA; encoded by the coding sequence ATGACCGACTCGCCTGCCCCCACCGCCTCTCGGCAGCGCAGCCCGCTGCTGCCCGTCTACCGGGTGGTGCTCGCGCTGTTCCTGCTCGCGGGGGCGGTGCAGATCTTCCTGGCCGGCTTCGGCGTCTGGGGGCACGACTTCCAGGCCCACCGGGTCCTCGGCTTCACCATGGCGGGCATCGCCTTGGTCGTCTTCGTGCTGGCCCTGGTCAGCCGGGCGGGACGGCGGGACGTCGTCCTGGCGCTGGTCCTCGTGCTGCTGACCGGCGGCGCGCAGAGCCTGCTCGCCGACGCCGGCGGCAGCGGCGCGTTCTGGGGCGGGCTGCACGCCCTCGACGGGCTGGTGATCCTCGGCATCGCCGGGTTCCTGCACGGCGCCGCGATCCGCCGGGGCCGCGCCGCGGCCTGA
- a CDS encoding LamG domain-containing protein, which produces MTGSWRAGWPALVVSSLARLLLGAVALLVALSVVLPLVSGWQSSVVMSGSMAPTLQPGDVVVVRPVAAADLEPGDVVLVDDPDVPGSLRMHRIVAVGSGGLRLRGDAAPSADTSLVAPGAVHGVGTLRLPGLGLPALWAREGRTVPLALAGAGLVALLALSVAHRGADDEPRRPRWRRARPVALGAAAVLLVGLPGTADARAVFSATTGTTANNWTASSYWTCANAASTAGAVQYYGLQETSGTTATNGGSLGSAANGTYSSTGVTYGVAGPRCGTGGTSAVRLDGASGQMWTARSYTSPQTFSEQIWFSTTTTSGGLLIGFGNGASGGLSSNYDRHIVMTNAGTLAFGVYDGGATHEITSAASYNDGKWHLATATFSGTVGMTLYVDGVQVGRDANSKVAETNTGYWRVGYDNIDNWPSTPTSRFFAGTLAHAAVFTTVLSATEVANQYGVGPWTCATAAGTTGAGAVQYYGLQETTGPTATNGGSAGSSGNGTFSAAGITYGVPGPACGAGGDSAIRLDGSSGYLWTTRQVVAPQNFTVQIWFATTTTRGGKLIGFGSGVNGAQSNQFDRHIYMTNGGLLAFGVYNGGYYTVTSSTTYNDGRWHLATGTFSPGTGMAFYVDGTLIGTNTSTTAAENSTGYWRVGYDSLGSWPNVPTSSYFAGSVAHAVVVDRPLTADEIAGQYTAGR; this is translated from the coding sequence GTGACCGGCTCCTGGCGCGCGGGCTGGCCCGCGCTCGTCGTCAGCTCGCTCGCCCGCCTCCTGCTGGGCGCCGTCGCGCTGCTCGTCGCCCTCTCGGTGGTGCTCCCGCTCGTCTCCGGCTGGCAGTCCAGCGTTGTGATGTCCGGTTCGATGGCGCCCACGCTGCAGCCCGGCGACGTCGTCGTCGTCCGCCCGGTCGCCGCCGCGGACCTGGAGCCGGGCGACGTCGTCCTCGTCGACGACCCCGACGTGCCCGGCAGCCTCCGGATGCACCGCATCGTCGCGGTCGGGTCCGGCGGCCTGCGGTTGCGCGGTGACGCGGCCCCGAGCGCCGACACCTCCCTCGTCGCGCCGGGCGCCGTGCACGGCGTCGGCACCCTGCGGCTGCCCGGCCTCGGCCTGCCCGCCCTCTGGGCCCGCGAGGGCCGCACCGTCCCGCTCGCGCTCGCCGGCGCCGGCCTGGTCGCCCTCCTCGCGCTGTCCGTCGCCCACCGCGGTGCGGACGACGAGCCGCGCCGTCCCCGGTGGCGCAGGGCCCGGCCGGTCGCCCTGGGGGCCGCCGCCGTCCTGCTCGTCGGGCTCCCCGGCACCGCCGACGCCCGCGCCGTCTTCAGCGCCACCACCGGGACCACCGCCAACAACTGGACCGCGAGCTCCTACTGGACCTGCGCGAACGCCGCCTCGACGGCCGGTGCCGTCCAGTACTACGGCCTGCAGGAGACGTCGGGCACGACGGCCACCAACGGCGGCTCGCTGGGCAGCGCCGCCAACGGCACCTACAGCAGCACCGGCGTCACCTACGGCGTCGCCGGGCCGCGCTGCGGCACCGGCGGGACCAGCGCCGTCCGCCTGGACGGCGCCAGCGGCCAGATGTGGACCGCCCGCTCGTACACCAGCCCGCAGACCTTCTCCGAGCAGATCTGGTTCAGCACGACCACCACCTCCGGCGGCCTGCTGATCGGGTTCGGCAACGGTGCGAGCGGCGGGCTGTCCAGCAACTACGACCGGCACATCGTCATGACCAACGCCGGCACGCTCGCCTTCGGCGTCTACGACGGCGGGGCGACGCACGAGATCACCAGCGCCGCCTCGTACAACGACGGCAAGTGGCACCTGGCGACGGCGACGTTCTCCGGCACCGTCGGCATGACCCTCTACGTCGACGGGGTCCAGGTGGGCCGGGACGCCAACTCCAAGGTCGCGGAGACCAACACCGGCTACTGGCGGGTCGGCTACGACAACATCGACAACTGGCCCAGCACGCCCACGAGCCGCTTCTTCGCCGGCACGCTGGCGCACGCCGCCGTCTTCACCACCGTGCTGAGCGCGACGGAGGTGGCCAACCAGTACGGCGTCGGCCCCTGGACCTGCGCCACCGCGGCCGGGACGACCGGTGCCGGCGCGGTGCAGTACTACGGCCTGCAGGAGACCACCGGCCCGACCGCGACCAACGGCGGCTCGGCGGGCTCCTCCGGCAACGGCACCTTCTCCGCCGCCGGCATCACCTACGGCGTCCCCGGCCCCGCCTGCGGCGCCGGCGGGGACTCGGCGATCCGCCTGGACGGGTCCTCCGGCTACCTGTGGACCACGCGCCAGGTCGTCGCGCCGCAGAACTTCACGGTGCAGATCTGGTTCGCGACCACGACCACCCGGGGCGGCAAGCTCATCGGCTTCGGCTCGGGTGTCAACGGCGCCCAGTCCAACCAGTTCGACCGGCACATCTACATGACCAACGGCGGCCTGCTGGCCTTCGGCGTCTACAACGGCGGCTACTACACCGTCACCAGCTCGACCACCTACAACGACGGCAGGTGGCACCTGGCCACCGGCACCTTCTCCCCCGGCACCGGGATGGCGTTCTACGTCGACGGCACGCTGATCGGCACCAACACGTCGACCACGGCGGCGGAGAACTCCACCGGCTACTGGCGGGTCGGCTACGACAGCCTCGGCAGCTGGCCGAACGTGCCGACGAGCAGCTACTTCGCCGGTTCGGTCGCCCACGCGGTGGTCGTCGACCGGCCGCTGACCGCCGACGAGATCGCGGGCCAGTACACCGCCGGACGCTGA
- a CDS encoding DNA polymerase IV, producing the protein MARPSRPRVEEVRDVRREASVLHLDLDAFFAAVEQRDKPSLRGRPVVVGGVGGRGVVATASYEARAYGARSAMSTAEARRRCPAGTAFLGGRFSAYRRTSEVVMELLRGLSPLVEQVSIDEAYVDLAAGEGHDLSVDGVTALARGLKERIAAATGGVTGSVGIGSSKLMAKLGSDMDKPDGLVVVPPGTELDVLHPLPVTRLGGVGPATAERLHAVGVRTVGDLAAKSLPDLVALVGKAHGAGLYALARAEDDRAVVPDREAKSVSHEETFERDLTDLAVLGREIDGMAARVGERLRKGAISGRTVTLKLRRYDFTTLTRSLTLPQPTDDACTIAAIARRLLAEAGAGGGLRLLGVGVSGLSVYAQGDLFAEDAEPVLEAEDELPAAVDEPLPPPERRWWPGQDVQHGDLGAGWVWGRGLGRVTVRFEGPLTPPGPVRTLAADDPALQAADPPDWRVRTMEETG; encoded by the coding sequence ATGGCGCGGCCCTCACGGCCGCGGGTCGAGGAGGTGCGGGACGTGCGGCGGGAGGCGAGCGTCCTGCACCTGGATCTGGATGCCTTCTTCGCCGCCGTGGAGCAGCGGGACAAACCCTCGCTGCGGGGCCGGCCGGTGGTCGTGGGCGGCGTCGGTGGGCGTGGAGTCGTGGCGACGGCGTCGTACGAGGCGCGCGCGTACGGGGCCCGCTCGGCGATGTCGACGGCGGAGGCCCGCCGCCGCTGCCCGGCGGGGACGGCGTTCCTCGGCGGCCGGTTCAGTGCCTACCGGCGGACGTCGGAGGTCGTCATGGAGCTGCTGCGCGGGCTGTCGCCGCTGGTCGAGCAGGTCTCGATCGACGAGGCGTACGTCGACCTCGCGGCGGGCGAAGGGCACGACCTGTCCGTCGACGGCGTCACCGCCCTGGCGCGGGGGCTCAAGGAGCGGATCGCGGCCGCGACCGGCGGGGTGACCGGCTCGGTCGGCATCGGCTCGTCGAAACTCATGGCCAAGCTGGGGTCGGACATGGACAAGCCGGACGGGCTGGTCGTCGTCCCGCCCGGGACCGAGCTGGACGTGCTGCACCCGCTGCCGGTGACCCGGCTGGGCGGCGTCGGGCCGGCGACGGCGGAGCGGCTGCACGCGGTCGGCGTCCGGACGGTGGGCGACCTGGCCGCCAAGTCGCTGCCGGACCTGGTCGCGCTGGTCGGCAAGGCGCACGGGGCGGGGCTCTACGCGCTGGCGCGGGCGGAGGACGACCGGGCCGTCGTCCCGGACCGCGAGGCGAAGTCGGTGTCGCACGAGGAGACCTTCGAGCGGGACCTGACCGATCTCGCCGTCCTCGGCCGGGAGATCGACGGGATGGCCGCGCGGGTGGGCGAACGGCTGCGGAAGGGCGCGATCTCGGGCCGGACGGTGACGCTGAAGCTGCGGCGCTACGACTTCACGACGCTGACCCGGTCGCTGACCCTGCCGCAGCCGACCGACGACGCGTGCACGATCGCCGCGATCGCCCGGCGGCTGCTGGCCGAGGCCGGCGCCGGCGGCGGGCTTCGCCTGCTCGGTGTCGGGGTTTCGGGATTGTCGGTGTACGCGCAGGGGGACCTGTTCGCCGAGGACGCCGAACCGGTCCTCGAGGCGGAGGACGAGCTGCCCGCGGCGGTCGACGAGCCGCTGCCGCCCCCAGAGCGCCGGTGGTGGCCCGGGCAGGACGTCCAGCACGGCGACCTGGGCGCCGGCTGGGTGTGGGGCCGCGGGCTGGGGCGGGTGACCGTGCGGTTCGAGGGGCCGCTGACCCCGCCCGGGCCGGTGCGGACGCTCGCCGCCGACGACCCGGCGCTGCAGGCCGCGGATCCGCCGGACTGGCGGGTGAGGACGATGGAGGAGACGGGATGA
- a CDS encoding class I SAM-dependent methyltransferase, which produces MTEPSTWTRITREDPGHSAAYVQRFRDMAAAGKDLGGEARLIDALVPRGARILDAGCGPGRVGAFLHEAGHEVVGVDVDPVLIEAAEADHPGPTWLVGDLAELDLPARGIPAGFDAIVCAGNVMTFLAPSTRREVLRRLLAHVAPAGRAAIGFGGGRGYDHAEFLVDAEAAGWAPDVLLSTWDLRPFPGESGFLVAVLRPA; this is translated from the coding sequence ATGACCGAACCGAGCACCTGGACGCGGATCACGCGGGAGGACCCCGGGCACTCGGCGGCGTACGTGCAGCGCTTCCGCGACATGGCGGCCGCCGGCAAGGACCTGGGCGGCGAGGCGCGGCTCATCGACGCCCTGGTGCCCCGGGGCGCGCGGATCCTGGACGCCGGCTGCGGGCCGGGCCGGGTGGGCGCGTTCCTGCACGAGGCCGGGCACGAGGTGGTCGGGGTGGACGTCGACCCGGTGCTCATCGAGGCCGCGGAGGCCGACCACCCGGGGCCGACCTGGCTGGTCGGCGACCTCGCGGAGCTGGACCTGCCCGCTCGGGGCATCCCGGCGGGGTTCGACGCGATCGTCTGCGCCGGCAACGTGATGACGTTCCTCGCGCCGTCGACCCGGCGGGAGGTGCTGCGCCGGCTGCTCGCCCACGTCGCGCCCGCGGGCCGCGCGGCGATCGGGTTCGGGGGTGGTCGGGGCTACGACCACGCGGAGTTCCTCGTCGACGCCGAGGCGGCCGGCTGGGCCCCGGACGTGCTGCTGTCGACGTGGGACCTGCGGCCTTTCCCGGGCGAATCGGGCTTCCTCGTGGCGGTGTTGCGGCCCGCCTGA
- a CDS encoding alpha-amylase family protein — MSDWIRHAIWWQVYPLGFVGAERTALPDGEPGRPRLRQLEAWLPHLLELGCNGLALGPVFESGTHGYDTVDHFRVDRRLGTEDDLRHVIAACHDSGVKILLDGVFNHVGRGHARFRDLLEHGPQHPSAAWFHVDGDGPDGFGYRTFEGHGGLVTLDHGNPEVVDHVVEVLTTWCDRGVDAWRLDAAYAVPPEFWREVLPRVRERHPDLWVVGEVIHGDYADFVRRSAVDSVTQYELWKAVWSSLNDRNLFELAHAVQRHGEFARAFLPQTFVGNHDVTRLASRLTDPRHIRLAVALLCTLPGVPTVYYGDEWALRGVKEDREGGDDAVRPAFAAQPERPEGEAAATEELHRRLIGVRRRNPWLAGATIGEPDLLTNDVLAFALTAGDETLEVVLNVGDVPADVQLPFEGRVEDGDGTVDDRNARVEPHAYLLVRPR, encoded by the coding sequence GTGAGCGACTGGATCCGGCACGCCATCTGGTGGCAGGTGTACCCCCTCGGCTTCGTCGGCGCCGAGCGCACCGCCCTCCCGGACGGCGAGCCCGGCAGACCCCGGCTGCGGCAGCTCGAGGCGTGGCTCCCCCACCTGCTCGAACTCGGCTGCAACGGCCTCGCCCTCGGGCCGGTCTTCGAGTCGGGCACCCACGGCTACGACACCGTCGACCACTTCCGCGTCGACCGCCGGCTCGGCACCGAGGACGACCTCCGGCACGTCATCGCCGCCTGCCACGACAGCGGGGTCAAGATCCTGCTCGACGGCGTCTTCAACCACGTGGGCCGCGGCCACGCGAGATTCCGCGACCTCCTCGAGCACGGCCCGCAGCACCCCTCGGCCGCCTGGTTCCACGTGGATGGGGACGGCCCCGACGGCTTCGGCTACCGCACCTTCGAGGGCCACGGTGGCCTGGTCACCCTCGACCACGGCAACCCCGAGGTCGTGGACCACGTCGTCGAGGTCCTGACGACGTGGTGCGACCGCGGCGTCGATGCCTGGCGGCTCGACGCCGCCTACGCCGTCCCGCCCGAGTTCTGGCGCGAGGTCCTGCCACGGGTCCGCGAGCGGCACCCCGACCTCTGGGTGGTGGGTGAGGTCATCCACGGCGACTACGCCGACTTCGTCCGGCGCTCCGCAGTCGACTCGGTCACCCAGTACGAGCTGTGGAAGGCCGTCTGGAGCTCCCTCAACGACCGCAACCTGTTCGAGCTGGCCCACGCCGTGCAGCGGCACGGCGAGTTCGCCCGCGCCTTCCTCCCCCAGACCTTCGTCGGCAACCACGACGTCACCCGCCTGGCCAGCCGGCTCACCGACCCCCGGCACATCCGGCTCGCGGTCGCGCTGCTGTGCACGCTGCCGGGCGTCCCCACCGTCTACTACGGCGACGAGTGGGCGCTGCGCGGCGTCAAGGAGGACAGGGAGGGAGGGGACGACGCCGTCCGCCCCGCCTTCGCCGCACAGCCCGAGCGCCCGGAAGGCGAGGCGGCGGCCACCGAGGAGCTGCACCGCCGGCTGATCGGCGTCCGCCGGCGCAACCCCTGGCTGGCCGGCGCCACGATCGGCGAGCCCGACCTGCTCACCAACGACGTCCTCGCCTTCGCCCTCACCGCCGGGGACGAGACGCTCGAGGTCGTCCTCAACGTCGGCGACGTCCCCGCCGACGTCCAGCTGCCGTTCGAGGGCCGGGTCGAGGACGGCGACGGCACGGTCGACGACAGGAACGCCCGCGTCGAGCCGCACGCCTACCTGCTCGTCCGGCCCCGCTGA
- a CDS encoding DinB family protein, producing MPSEKEDLAELGRYAFSRLRDRLSGLPDDEFTWEPAPGVATIAWRLGHIADLLAEERNATWLGVPGPVGPGPAADAAGALLALDAAFAVWTTVLSAVPESSLAEPIGPVGGPHADSTRRAFVLHVLDELIHHGAEVALVRDLWEAKRGTS from the coding sequence ATGCCGTCGGAGAAGGAGGACCTGGCGGAGCTGGGTCGATACGCGTTCTCGCGGTTGCGGGATCGGCTGAGCGGACTTCCGGACGACGAGTTCACGTGGGAGCCCGCGCCCGGGGTGGCGACGATCGCCTGGCGGCTGGGGCACATCGCCGACCTGCTCGCGGAGGAGCGCAACGCCACGTGGCTCGGGGTGCCGGGCCCGGTGGGGCCGGGGCCGGCGGCGGACGCCGCCGGTGCGCTGCTCGCGCTGGATGCCGCGTTCGCGGTGTGGACGACGGTGCTGTCGGCCGTGCCGGAATCGTCACTGGCGGAGCCGATCGGGCCGGTCGGCGGCCCTCATGCCGACTCGACCCGCCGCGCATTCGTGCTGCACGTGCTCGACGAGCTGATCCACCACGGCGCCGAGGTGGCACTGGTGCGGGATCTCTGGGAGGCGAAACGTGGAACATCGTGA
- a CDS encoding MBL fold metallo-hydrolase yields MRVGELQVTALTDGTFIARPRYFGPDAVSHARSDVFDRAGAAWLPIGSFLVRAGGRTILVDAGLGPQLQQLPEDMYLVGGQLLTGLRAAGVDREEITDVVCTHLHADHVGWLFDEQAVPVFPAATIWFGAGDWHHFVDGPGEMAPHIERGLRGSAQLKLLDQDTTVARGVDAIMTPGHTPGHLSVALDGGPERFLLLGDAITCPVQLEQPTWHSMGDVDPALAERTRERLWQALADPRTTGVGAHFPELRSGRVTSTEPRRWDAAT; encoded by the coding sequence GTGCGCGTCGGAGAGCTGCAGGTCACCGCCCTGACCGACGGGACGTTCATCGCCCGACCGCGCTACTTCGGCCCCGATGCGGTGTCCCACGCACGATCCGACGTCTTCGACCGCGCCGGTGCGGCGTGGCTGCCGATCGGCAGCTTCCTGGTCCGCGCCGGCGGCCGGACGATCCTGGTCGATGCCGGCCTCGGGCCACAACTGCAGCAGCTCCCCGAGGACATGTACCTCGTCGGCGGGCAGCTGCTGACCGGCCTGCGCGCCGCCGGGGTCGACCGCGAGGAGATCACCGACGTCGTCTGCACGCACCTGCACGCCGACCACGTGGGCTGGCTGTTCGACGAGCAGGCCGTACCGGTCTTCCCCGCCGCGACGATCTGGTTCGGTGCCGGCGACTGGCACCACTTCGTCGACGGCCCCGGTGAGATGGCGCCGCACATCGAACGCGGCCTCCGCGGCTCCGCCCAGCTGAAGCTGCTCGACCAGGACACGACCGTGGCCCGCGGAGTGGACGCCATCATGACGCCGGGCCACACACCCGGGCACCTCTCCGTCGCCCTCGACGGCGGCCCGGAGCGCTTCCTGCTCCTCGGTGACGCGATCACCTGCCCGGTGCAGCTCGAGCAGCCCACCTGGCACTCGATGGGCGACGTCGACCCCGCCCTCGCCGAACGGACCCGTGAGCGTCTCTGGCAGGCCCTCGCCGATCCCCGCACGACCGGCGTGGGAGCGCACTTCCCCGAGCTCCGGAGCGGCCGGGTCACCTCGACGGAGCCCCGCCGCTGGGACGCCGCGACCTAG